A single region of the Leptothrix cholodnii SP-6 genome encodes:
- the pstC gene encoding phosphate ABC transporter permease subunit PstC produces the protein MSAIPITGAAKLAEYAQAKAARKRREFIIEAVLLLAACVSVFTTVGIVYVLVSESLTFFAAVPLWNFLTDTQWTPLFSDAHFGIMVLMSGTLTSSLVALCIAIPLGTIIAIYLSEFAGHKTREILKPILELLSGVPTIIYGYFALLFVTPLLQMVFPTLPGFNVLSAGIVMGIMIIPYVSSLSEDAMRAVPMSLREGSYAMGATRFQTATNVVVPAAMSGIASAYILGISRAVGETMILAVAAGMQPNLTFNPFEPAATITSFIVQVALGDLPHGSVGYQTIFAAGLSLMLLTLFFNLVGHYLRRRFREVY, from the coding sequence TTGAGCGCGATACCGATCACTGGCGCGGCCAAGCTGGCCGAATACGCGCAGGCCAAGGCGGCACGCAAGCGCCGCGAATTCATCATCGAGGCCGTGCTGCTGCTGGCAGCCTGCGTCTCGGTGTTCACCACCGTGGGCATCGTCTATGTGCTCGTCTCCGAATCCCTGACGTTCTTCGCGGCCGTGCCGCTGTGGAACTTCCTGACCGACACGCAGTGGACGCCGCTGTTCTCGGACGCCCATTTCGGCATCATGGTGCTGATGTCGGGCACGCTCACCAGCTCGCTGGTGGCGTTGTGCATCGCGATCCCGCTGGGCACGATCATCGCGATCTACCTGTCCGAATTCGCCGGTCACAAGACCCGCGAGATCCTCAAGCCGATCCTCGAGCTTCTGTCGGGCGTGCCGACCATCATCTACGGCTACTTCGCGCTGCTGTTCGTGACGCCGCTGCTGCAGATGGTCTTCCCCACGCTGCCCGGCTTCAACGTGCTGTCGGCCGGCATCGTGATGGGCATCATGATCATCCCCTACGTGTCGTCGCTGTCCGAGGACGCGATGCGCGCGGTGCCGATGAGCCTGCGCGAAGGCTCCTACGCGATGGGCGCCACGCGTTTCCAGACCGCCACCAACGTGGTGGTGCCGGCGGCGATGTCGGGCATCGCCTCGGCCTACATCCTGGGCATCTCGCGCGCGGTCGGCGAGACCATGATCCTGGCGGTGGCCGCGGGCATGCAGCCCAACCTGACGTTCAACCCCTTCGAGCCGGCTGCAACGATCACCTCGTTCATCGTGCAGGTGGCGCTCGGTGACCTGCCGCACGGCAGCGTGGGCTACCAGACGATCTTTGCCGCCGGCCTGTCGCTGATGCTGCTGACGCTGTTCTTCAACCTGGTCGGGCACTACCTGCGCCGCCGCTTCCGCGAGGTCTACTGA
- the pstA gene encoding phosphate ABC transporter permease PstA → MRANNTPEGLRALIRRHKRWDVIFGILGLLSLSVGILTLAALFIDMAVTGVPRLTGDFFTSFPSRRAGQAGILSAWVGSILVMGVTALVAVPVGIAGAVYLEEYARKNWFTDVIEINITNLAGVPSIIYGLLALGLFVYTFGLGQSILTAGLTLALLILPIVITTTREALRSIPQHVREGAYACGASQYQVVSQHLLPYSTPGILTGVIIGLSRAIGETAPIITIGALTFIAFLPPVPFTEGVGAFDWLFSPFTVMPIQIFNWTSRPDPAFHQNAAAASFVLVFMTLGMNALAIWLRYRLRKNIKW, encoded by the coding sequence ATGCGCGCCAACAACACCCCCGAGGGCTTGCGGGCCCTGATCCGCCGGCACAAGCGCTGGGACGTCATCTTCGGCATCCTGGGCCTGCTGTCGCTGTCGGTCGGCATCCTGACGCTGGCTGCTCTGTTCATCGACATGGCCGTCACCGGCGTGCCGCGCCTGACGGGCGACTTCTTCACCTCGTTCCCGTCGCGTCGCGCCGGTCAGGCCGGCATCCTGTCGGCCTGGGTCGGCTCGATCCTGGTGATGGGCGTGACCGCCCTGGTGGCGGTGCCGGTCGGCATTGCCGGCGCGGTGTACCTCGAGGAATACGCCCGCAAGAACTGGTTCACCGACGTCATCGAGATCAACATCACCAACCTCGCCGGCGTGCCGTCGATCATCTACGGCCTGCTGGCGCTGGGCCTGTTCGTCTACACCTTCGGGCTGGGCCAGAGCATCCTGACCGCCGGCCTGACGCTGGCGCTGCTGATCCTGCCGATCGTCATCACCACCACGCGCGAGGCGCTGCGCTCGATCCCGCAGCATGTGCGCGAAGGCGCCTATGCCTGCGGCGCGTCGCAGTACCAGGTGGTCAGCCAGCACCTGCTGCCCTACAGCACGCCGGGCATCCTGACGGGCGTGATCATCGGCCTGTCGCGCGCCATCGGCGAGACCGCGCCGATCATCACGATCGGGGCGCTGACCTTCATCGCCTTCCTGCCGCCGGTGCCGTTCACCGAAGGCGTCGGCGCGTTCGACTGGCTGTTCTCGCCGTTCACGGTGATGCCGATCCAGATCTTCAACTGGACCTCGCGCCCCGATCCGGCCTTCCACCAGAACGCCGCCGCTGCGAGCTTCGTGCTCGTCTTCATGACGCTGGGCATGAACGCGCTGGCGATCTGGCTGCGCTACCGCCTGCGCAAGAACATCAAGTGGTGA
- a CDS encoding nitroreductase family protein, with protein sequence MTAAPDPHRSSPARPVDPASGGAEFVDWTQALIHTRQNVAPRRLVEPAPTHEECARLFEAAAAAPDHGQILPWRFVIVPAARRADLGDAFAAALLERDPHATPEQIADARDKAGRAPLLMLVVARLGPAEPDIPALERMVAIGAAIQNLQLLAHAMGYGCGLTSGRALTATPLRRLFSLADTEQAVCFLAVGTVSRRKPMRTRPSPRDFVTELA encoded by the coding sequence ATGACCGCAGCGCCGGATCCGCACCGCAGCTCGCCCGCCCGTCCTGTCGACCCGGCGTCCGGCGGCGCCGAGTTCGTCGACTGGACGCAGGCGCTGATCCACACCCGCCAGAACGTCGCGCCGCGCCGCCTGGTCGAGCCCGCGCCGACACACGAGGAATGCGCCCGCCTGTTCGAGGCGGCGGCCGCGGCGCCCGATCACGGCCAGATCCTGCCGTGGCGCTTCGTGATCGTGCCGGCGGCCCGGCGCGCCGATCTGGGCGATGCCTTTGCCGCCGCCTTGCTCGAGCGCGACCCGCACGCCACGCCCGAGCAGATCGCCGATGCCCGCGACAAGGCAGGCCGTGCGCCGCTGCTGATGCTGGTGGTGGCGCGCCTGGGGCCGGCCGAACCCGACATCCCGGCGCTCGAGCGCATGGTGGCGATCGGTGCGGCGATCCAGAACCTGCAACTGCTGGCGCATGCGATGGGTTACGGCTGCGGCCTGACGAGCGGTCGCGCGCTGACGGCCACGCCCTTGCGCCGTCTTTTCAGCCTGGCCGATACCGAACAGGCGGTCTGCTTCCTCGCCGTCGGCACGGTCAGCCGGCGCAAGCCGATGCGCACCCGGCCCTCGCCACGCGATTTCGTCACCGAACTGGCTTGA
- a CDS encoding PstS family phosphate ABC transporter substrate-binding protein, whose translation MKTVLTLASAATALTLLALPHAASAQAQVVKIDGSSTVFPITEGVAEDFQKSKKGAVKVTVGISGTGGGFKKFCRDEIDISGASRPILKKEMADCKAAGVEYFELPVAFDALTVVMNPKNAFLKQITVAELKAIWEPAAQGKIMKWNQVNPAWPDAPIKLFGAGADSGTFDYFTEAINGKSKASRGDFTASEDDNVLVQGVSQDVNAIGYFGFAYYAENMARLKAVPIVEKAGKPAVLPSMETVLAGTYQPLARPIFIYVNAKSMAKPEVKEFIDFYMKEGPKIAKEVKYVPLPAKAYTTNLEHLAKGKKGTVFGGESEVGVTIDALLAREAKL comes from the coding sequence ATGAAGACTGTTCTGACTCTCGCCTCTGCCGCGACCGCTTTGACCCTCCTGGCCCTGCCGCACGCTGCCAGCGCTCAGGCGCAGGTCGTCAAGATCGACGGTTCGTCGACGGTGTTCCCGATCACCGAAGGCGTGGCCGAGGACTTCCAGAAGTCGAAGAAGGGTGCCGTCAAGGTGACGGTCGGCATCTCCGGTACGGGCGGCGGCTTCAAGAAGTTCTGCCGCGACGAGATCGACATCTCGGGTGCCTCGCGTCCGATCCTGAAGAAGGAAATGGCCGACTGCAAGGCCGCGGGCGTCGAGTACTTCGAGCTGCCGGTGGCGTTCGATGCGCTGACCGTGGTGATGAACCCGAAGAACGCGTTCCTCAAGCAGATCACCGTCGCCGAGCTGAAGGCGATCTGGGAGCCGGCTGCGCAGGGCAAGATCATGAAGTGGAATCAGGTCAACCCGGCCTGGCCTGACGCGCCGATCAAGCTGTTCGGCGCCGGTGCCGATTCGGGTACCTTCGACTACTTCACCGAAGCCATCAACGGCAAGTCCAAGGCCAGCCGCGGCGACTTCACCGCCTCCGAAGACGACAACGTGCTGGTGCAGGGCGTCTCGCAGGACGTCAACGCGATCGGCTACTTCGGCTTCGCCTACTACGCCGAGAACATGGCCCGCCTGAAGGCCGTGCCGATCGTCGAGAAGGCCGGCAAGCCGGCCGTGTTGCCGAGCATGGAAACCGTGCTGGCCGGCACCTACCAGCCGCTGGCCCGCCCGATCTTCATCTACGTGAACGCCAAGTCGATGGCCAAGCCCGAAGTCAAGGAGTTCATCGACTTCTACATGAAGGAAGGCCCGAAGATCGCCAAGGAAGTGAAGTACGTGCCGCTGCCGGCCAAGGCCTACACCACCAACCTCGAGCACCTGGCCAAGGGCAAGAAGGGCACCGTGTTCGGCGGCGAGTCGGAAGTGGGCGTGACGATCGACGCCCTGCTGGCCCGCGAAGCCAAGCTCTGA
- the pstB gene encoding phosphate ABC transporter ATP-binding protein PstB, whose protein sequence is MTSTITLPENAPTLKAESKNLNFFYGDFKALKGISMPIYENKVTALIGPSGCGKSTYLRCFNRMHDLYSGTRYDGSIVLHPDEVDVLHKSVDPIEVRMRISMVFQKPNPFPKSIYENVAYGLRVRGEKSRSYIDDKVEAALKGGALWGEVKDRLNEVAVNLSGGQQQRLCIARALATDPEIILFDEPTSALDPMATGSIEELIGEIKNKVTILIVTHNMQQAARVSDYTAYMYVGDLVEYGETKDIFMKPKRKETEDYITGRFG, encoded by the coding sequence ATGACCTCGACCATCACCCTGCCCGAGAACGCGCCGACCCTGAAGGCGGAGTCGAAGAACCTCAACTTCTTCTACGGCGACTTCAAGGCGCTCAAGGGCATCTCGATGCCCATCTACGAGAACAAGGTCACCGCGCTGATCGGCCCCAGCGGCTGCGGCAAGTCGACCTATCTGCGCTGCTTCAACCGCATGCACGACCTCTATTCGGGCACGCGCTACGACGGCAGCATCGTGCTGCACCCCGACGAGGTCGACGTGCTGCACAAGAGCGTCGACCCGATCGAGGTGCGCATGCGCATCTCGATGGTGTTCCAGAAGCCCAACCCGTTCCCGAAGTCGATCTACGAGAACGTCGCCTACGGCCTGCGCGTGCGTGGCGAGAAGTCGCGCTCCTACATCGACGACAAGGTCGAGGCGGCGCTCAAGGGCGGGGCCCTGTGGGGCGAGGTGAAGGACCGCCTGAACGAGGTGGCGGTCAACCTGTCGGGCGGCCAGCAGCAGCGCCTGTGCATCGCCCGCGCACTGGCGACCGACCCCGAGATCATCCTGTTCGACGAGCCGACCTCGGCGCTCGACCCGATGGCCACCGGCAGCATCGAGGAGCTGATCGGCGAGATCAAGAACAAGGTGACGATCCTGATCGTCACGCACAACATGCAGCAGGCGGCACGCGTGTCCGACTACACGGCCTACATGTATGTCGGCGACCTGGTCGAATACGGCGAAACGAAGGACATCTTCATGAAGCCCAAGCGCAAGGAAACCGAGGACTACATCACCGGCCGCTTCGGCTGA
- the phoU gene encoding phosphate signaling complex protein PhoU, giving the protein MSDKHLSSQFDSELSAISTRVLEMGGLVEAQVAQAVYALIHFSAETAGQVITQENRVNQMEMEIDRDLSNIIARRQPTARDLRLLIAISKTIGNLERVGDEAARIARTVERLMNSGLSNHLRLPMSDLQFEAGLATNLLRQALDAFARLDAVQALEVIKGDNQIDAEFDGLMRKLVTYMMEDPRTISASIDLVFVAKAIERVGDHAKNLAEQVIYIVKGADVRHTSVEGVQSVVS; this is encoded by the coding sequence ATGTCCGACAAGCATCTGTCGTCCCAGTTCGACTCCGAACTGAGCGCCATCTCCACCCGCGTGCTCGAGATGGGCGGCCTGGTCGAAGCGCAGGTGGCGCAGGCGGTCTACGCGCTGATCCATTTCAGCGCCGAGACGGCCGGCCAGGTCATCACGCAGGAGAACCGCGTCAACCAGATGGAGATGGAGATCGATCGCGACCTGTCGAACATCATCGCGCGGCGCCAGCCGACCGCGCGCGACCTGCGCCTGCTGATCGCGATCTCCAAGACCATCGGCAACCTCGAGCGCGTGGGCGACGAGGCGGCGCGCATCGCCCGCACGGTCGAGCGGCTGATGAACTCGGGCCTGTCCAACCACCTGCGCCTGCCGATGAGCGACCTGCAGTTCGAGGCCGGCCTGGCCACCAACCTGCTGCGCCAGGCGCTCGACGCCTTCGCGCGGCTCGACGCGGTGCAGGCACTCGAGGTCATCAAGGGCGACAACCAGATCGACGCCGAATTCGACGGCCTGATGCGCAAGCTGGTGACCTACATGATGGAAGATCCGCGCACGATCTCGGCCAGCATCGACCTGGTGTTCGTGGCCAAGGCCATCGAGCGGGTGGGTGACCACGCCAAGAACCTGGCCGAGCAGGTGATCTACATCGTCAAGGGCGCGGATGTGCGCCACACCTCGGTCGAGGGTGTGCAGTCGGTGGTCAGCTGA
- the clpS gene encoding ATP-dependent Clp protease adapter ClpS, whose translation MSDQKPNTPNVPAPPDDGQGAVIAEKQLQRVEPPRVYQVVMLNDDFTPMEFVVMVLQQFFRHDLEAATQIMLKIHHEGRAVCGVYTQDVAATKVEMVQAAARRAGHPLQCTMEVA comes from the coding sequence ATGTCCGACCAGAAGCCCAATACCCCGAACGTCCCGGCACCGCCGGACGATGGTCAGGGTGCTGTCATCGCCGAGAAGCAGTTGCAGCGCGTGGAACCCCCCCGGGTTTATCAAGTTGTGATGCTGAACGACGATTTCACGCCTATGGAGTTTGTCGTGATGGTTCTGCAGCAGTTCTTCCGTCACGACCTCGAGGCCGCGACGCAGATCATGCTGAAGATTCATCATGAGGGCCGAGCGGTTTGCGGCGTCTATACGCAAGATGTCGCCGCAACCAAAGTTGAGATGGTTCAGGCAGCCGCACGCCGGGCGGGTCATCCGCTGCAGTGCACCATGGAGGTCGCATGA
- a CDS encoding winged helix-turn-helix domain-containing protein, translating to MQEPYSLPSRAPHRTLLLVIEEPAIRELLASSFRHAGFFPVLAASAADGHRLAGEVRPDVVLIDLDTPATATFSIDQLQAGRSQPAPLLSVLLTARPQACGAQGELCGGSSGALCIAKPYSPRELVARVLRELSTLNGRVQGRPSVRRLLRAGPLEIDPDQRRVTLRHAGGLVELDLAPTEIKLLGCLMAHPDRVLSRDQLLALVWGEDGTTDPRTVDQNIRRLRRCFEAAGAGELIRTVRGLGYRLTIAATPAATPGATAPR from the coding sequence ATGCAAGAACCCTATTCGCTCCCGTCTCGGGCCCCTCACCGGACCCTGCTGCTGGTGATCGAGGAGCCCGCCATCCGCGAACTGCTGGCGTCGAGCTTTCGGCATGCCGGGTTTTTTCCGGTGCTGGCGGCGTCGGCCGCAGACGGGCATCGTCTGGCGGGCGAGGTGCGTCCGGACGTCGTCCTGATCGACCTGGACACGCCCGCCACCGCCACGTTCTCGATCGATCAGTTGCAGGCCGGCAGAAGCCAGCCGGCGCCGCTGCTGTCGGTGCTGCTGACGGCGCGGCCGCAGGCCTGCGGTGCGCAGGGCGAGCTGTGCGGCGGGTCGTCGGGCGCGCTGTGCATCGCCAAGCCGTATTCGCCGCGTGAGCTGGTCGCCCGCGTGCTGCGCGAGCTGAGCACGCTCAACGGACGTGTCCAGGGGCGACCGAGCGTTCGTCGGCTGCTGCGCGCCGGCCCGCTCGAGATCGATCCGGATCAGCGCCGCGTCACGCTGCGTCACGCCGGCGGCCTGGTCGAACTGGATCTGGCGCCGACCGAGATCAAGCTGCTCGGCTGCCTGATGGCACACCCGGACCGCGTGCTCAGCCGCGATCAGCTGCTGGCGCTGGTGTGGGGCGAAGACGGCACCACCGACCCGCGCACGGTCGACCAGAACATCCGCCGGCTGCGCCGCTGTTTCGAGGCGGCGGGGGCCGGCGAACTGATCCGCACCGTGCGCGGGCTGGGCTACCGCCTGACCATCGCCGCCACTCCGGCCGCCACCCCGGGCGCCACTGCGCCGCGCTGA
- the phoB gene encoding phosphate regulon transcriptional regulator PhoB, translating to MGRILVVEDEPAIAELISMNLRHAGYDPHTVGSAGEAHEAVRDALPDLVILDWMLPGESGVSLARRWRADARTRELSIIMLTARSSEQDMVQGLDAGADDYLSKPFSTAELLARIRAVLRRKLPEALEAAVEVGPLRLDPAAHRVFHQHDEVTLGPTEFRLLRFLMTYPERVHSRGQLLDRVWGDHVFIEERTVDVHIKRLRGVLAPYGCAELIETVRGAGYRLARKLPTAVPGGGPAGADVPMR from the coding sequence ATGGGACGCATTCTGGTGGTCGAGGACGAGCCGGCGATCGCCGAGCTGATCTCGATGAACCTGCGCCACGCGGGTTATGACCCGCACACCGTCGGCAGCGCCGGCGAGGCTCACGAGGCGGTGCGCGATGCCCTGCCGGACCTCGTGATCCTCGACTGGATGCTGCCGGGCGAGTCGGGCGTGTCGCTGGCGCGGCGCTGGCGTGCCGACGCGCGCACCCGCGAGCTGTCGATCATCATGCTGACCGCGCGCAGCAGCGAACAGGACATGGTGCAGGGGCTCGACGCCGGCGCCGACGACTACCTGTCCAAGCCCTTCTCGACCGCCGAACTGCTGGCGCGCATCCGCGCGGTGCTGCGTCGCAAGCTGCCGGAGGCGCTGGAGGCGGCGGTGGAGGTGGGCCCGCTCCGGCTCGACCCGGCTGCGCACCGGGTCTTCCATCAGCATGACGAGGTCACGCTGGGGCCGACCGAGTTCCGGCTGCTGCGTTTCCTGATGACCTATCCCGAGCGTGTGCACAGTCGCGGCCAGCTGCTGGACCGGGTCTGGGGCGACCATGTCTTCATCGAGGAGCGCACGGTCGACGTGCACATCAAGCGCCTGCGCGGCGTGCTGGCACCGTACGGTTGCGCCGAGCTGATCGAGACGGTGCGTGGCGCCGGCTACCGCTTGGCACGCAAGCTGCCGACGGCCGTGCCGGGCGGCGGGCCCGCGGGGGCGGACGTGCCGATGCGCTGA
- a CDS encoding cold-shock protein has protein sequence MPRGIVKWFNDVKGFGFIEPEEGGEDVFAHFSAIQMEGFRTLKQGSSVDFDLVDGPKGKLAQNIRANQIAAGEVPASPS, from the coding sequence ATGCCGCGCGGGATCGTCAAATGGTTCAATGACGTCAAGGGGTTTGGTTTCATTGAGCCTGAGGAGGGTGGAGAAGACGTGTTTGCGCACTTTTCAGCCATCCAGATGGAGGGTTTCCGCACGCTCAAGCAGGGATCGTCGGTCGATTTCGACCTGGTCGACGGCCCCAAGGGCAAGCTGGCGCAGAACATCCGCGCCAACCAGATCGCCGCCGGTGAAGTGCCGGCAAGCCCAAGCTGA